The Syngnathus scovelli strain Florida chromosome 17, RoL_Ssco_1.2, whole genome shotgun sequence sequence gcaggtgcgtgaaaacttttagcttctttcacgttcaaaaggagctaaaagttttcacgcacctgcacttaacgagggaatcacatggacactccattaggtacaccgccatttttaagtgtacctaataacgagccaatttattagggaaatatcatggccaaagcttaactaaaaatgaaaagtgccacacccgccctcacccccactttgattggctggttgatctgtgacgtcacacggacactccagtaggtacaccaccatttttagGTGTACCTTATAACTTTATGTATTTTTTAGTACGTgtaaagaatgtgtatttgactacttgctctttattttgggggacaccaacacatattacacaacgtaaaacacatacatattgtcatataaagcagttaaccaagatttttgttttcatgccccaaaaaataaaacaaggaataaaacaccagacaactttcaacaggttttaatgattattaaaataataataaaagtaaatttcaaaccagcaatctaatgtgaaattgcagtagataaattggataacaatatttaggggtatatatatatatatatatatatatatatatatatatatatatatatatatatatatatatatatatgcatacacgttatttaaaaactactagaggttataaaataaagattacccaaagagaagcataatctccccgttttaGCATAACGgcccatcccttcatgcaataaagttagccgttagcttggagaaaacgtgcataaaagaagtggtgtttccgtGAGTTGTTctatctttccttggcaaatcataaatctacattctggcttacatagttcacaccAGGAGGGAGCgccacacgttcactgactgatccgttgatgcacgggaagggaggcagttcacccattgactcgttcgcgaacgggaaagtctgaatttgctccctcactgatccgttctcgcgatgaactggaaaagcAAATCACTCATTAACTAACTAGTTAACTCACAGATCCTTTCAGTTGATAAGCAGGAAATGCAATTCGCAACTCGTCCGTGAataggaagttacgtcattttcttcttcgttttgtttcacGGCGAGTTGacaccagcttcaatgtgcattactgacacctactggttgaagtcatatgaacggaaaagttcactgaaaagactcgttcttttgaacgaatcgttcactcacgagccaacactggtTCCGATTCCCTCCTGACAGCTCGCACAACAAACATCCAACTATGGCTCCTGCAAGCAAAAATCGCGTGTTTGTCATCGGAGTTGGCATGACCAAGGTAAATGAAATCGAAACTGCTAGACTCTTTGTAACACTATTTGCGACTGTTCAACACTATTGCTGTAGTGTGTACCCTTGACTAAGTACTAAGTAGCGCTCGCTAAACACAAGAGCATTTGCAAGATTATCTGACAAAGTGAGCCCATACCGATCCATATTTATTTTGTGGTCATTGTTGTTTGAACTTGCGAGTTTAGTTTTCGTCTTAATAGATGATGCTATTCGATAGTTATGTAACTGTCTCAGTCCATAGTTCATGTCAATGCAAAATGTGTGTAAAGGGTCATTTGACCCCTGCCCTCCCTTTGAAACGCAGTCAAAGATTGTCTTGAGTGAACTCAATCTTTTTATGGCTGAATTACCTGTGGTTGAATTCTTGCAGCTTATCTTATTGTTTTGTAATTTTTGCCACATTTAACCATTAAATGTGTTTCTCTAATCTGCTTTTGATTTCTTCAATTTGCTTTCAAACGTCTTTGTTTGCAAATGCATTTAATCGGtgtcaatatatatttttataattcTAAGTACGGAACTTTTATTTTCTTTGATTTGGCTTTCGCGGTTTGTAAATGATTTTAGGTGTTGCACTTTGGCTGTGGATGAAATGTGCTACATAAATAagaaggggggggtggggggggggtgaaataaATGATTCATATTTGTGGGTAGGCTGGGGTGTCGCACCAAAAATTCAGTTCCATGAATCACAGTCAAACATACTTGTGTTTTTCACGTACGTATGTTTTTGCCACAGTTTGACAAGCCCGGAGCCCGAGGCGACTATGACTACCCTGACATGGCCAAGGAAGCGGGTGCTTATCCAAACAGAATTTAGACATTCCTCAGCCATTTACAAGAATATTAGAATacatgtgacattttttttttgcaggtgaaAAGGCTCTTGCGGATGCcggaatcccatactctgcaatCCAGCAAGCCTGTGTGGGATATGTCTATGGTAACGCATATCATTTGTAGCCATCAGGAATCAAGGCTGCCGCTTTTCTTGACCTTGTACCAAAAATGTTCAACTGATGCACCTTTTCCTCTCCTTGGCGTTTGTGTCTTAGGCGACTCCACGTGTGGTCAGAGGGCCATTTACCACAGCCTGGGCCTGACCGGCATCCCCATCATTAACGTCAATAATAATTGCTCCACCGGCTCCACTGCCCTCTACATGGCACGGCAGCTGATCCAAGGAGGTGGGTTAAGCAAGAGTATTTTCTGCAACGTCTTGTCTTCTGGCATCATGTGCCTTTCTGCAGGTGGACTGGTGGTATAAATGTTAAGTCAAGGAACCACAAATGTTTGTGTGAATATAAGAGATGGGCTTCAAAtaggttgatttaaaaaaataagctcCTCAAAGAATTTCTTACTTTAGGTCTTTCCGACTGTGTGCTTGCACTTGGATTCGAAAAGATGGAGAGGGGGTCTTTGTCctctaaggtaaaaaaaaataacaacaaaaacgcTCAAACTTTCAACTTGCTTACTTACTTACCACTCAAGTCCGACTTTTCATGTTTTCTTCTCCCAGTACATGGACAGGACCAGTCCCATGGACAAGCACATGGAGGTGATGATCAACCGTTACGGGATGGTGGCCGCTCCGCCAGCTGCGCAGATGTTCGGCAACGCCGGCAGGGAGCACATGGAGAAATATGGTAGCGCCGGCATTTTGGGAAAGATGAAAGCTCCATTGTGTCTAAGCGGGCTCATTTGCAGGCACTAAACCGGAGCACTTTGCCAAGATTGCCTGGAAAAACCACAAACATTCTACCAACAACCCGTGCGTTAAAAAAACTACACAATGCATTTAGGAGGTTGCTAGCGCTAAGCTAACAATGTTCTTTATGTGTAGTTATTCTCAGTTTCAAGATGAATACAGTCTGGAGCAGGTCATGAACTCAAGGAAGGTCTTTGAATATTTGACTCTTCTGCAGTGCTGGTAAGATactctcattcattcattccattTTTGGCTCgaaggaataaaaacaaaagcatcttACCATCGTCTATTTGTTAGCCCCACATCAGATGGCGCCGGTGCTGTAGTTTTGGCAAGTGAGGACTTTGTTAGGCGCCATCGTCTGGAGAAGCAAGCCGTGGAGATCCTGGCCCAAGAGATGGTGACTGACCTGAACACCACTTTTGACGAAAACAGTTGCATCAAGATGGTGAGAAAGTGCTATGGTAGCGCCGGAAATGGCACCGCCCCGTCGGTATCCCCCGTGTATTGATGACACGCTACGGCCGTTCAGGTGGGCTACGACATGTCGCGAGTGGCGGCCCAAAAGTGTTTCCAAGCGGCGGGTCTGCAGCCTGCCGACGTCGACGTCGTGGAGCTGCACGACTGCTTCTCTGCTAACGAGCTCATCACCTACGAGGCCCTGGGACTCTGCCCTGAAGGTACAAATCACAATTCAAGCAGGATAAAACTTTGATGACAGTCTGCTTATGCATTCATAATCAGGTGACTGCAAAGAGATCCAAGCAAAGAGGCTCATAGAAAGTCTAAAATCAATTCCGCCCTGGCTTATCACAACACACAAGATGATTCATGTGCACCAAGAAAGCCCAAAAGCTCCTTGTGGCAGATGCAATGGAAATAAATAGCTAGCTTTTAGGATCTCCGCTTGTTGATTGCGCAtgatgtgattgttttttttcctctggacAGGTAAAGGAGCAGAGCTGATTGAGCGAGGGGACAACACGTATGGCGGCAAGTATGTGATCAACCCCAGtggcggtctcatctccaaaggACATCCTTTAGGAGcgacaggtacacacacacacttaacatTTTGTAAAGATGTCAAGGTTTAAACAAACAGTTCTGACGATGGCCACTAGATGGCGTGCGTCCCATCATATTGGAGCAGTCCTTGCTGTTTGTGGTTCTGAAGTCTTTACAAGAACTACTTGATATATTAAGCCTTTCAGATCAGAAGTGGTCGATGCACAAAAAAAGGCCTCATGTGTGCTCATCTTCTACCAGGGTTGGCCCAATGTGCCGAGCTCTGCTGGCAGCTCCGAGGTCAGGCCGGCAAGAGGCAAGTCCCGGGTGCCAAGGTGGCCTTGCAGCACAACATTGGCTTGGGAGGAGCCGTGGTGGTCGCGCTGTACAAGATGGGATTCACACAGGAGCTCAGCCGGTACGAGAGAATTTCTCAGTATCCCTACCATACAATTCGTTTGAGTTGAGGGCTGTTTTTGCTTCTTCAGTTCCCA is a genomic window containing:
- the scp2a gene encoding sterol carrier protein 2, with the translated sequence MAPASKNRVFVIGVGMTKFDKPGARGDYDYPDMAKEAGEKALADAGIPYSAIQQACVGYVYGDSTCGQRAIYHSLGLTGIPIINVNNNCSTGSTALYMARQLIQGGLSDCVLALGFEKMERGSLSSKYMDRTSPMDKHMEVMINRYGMVAAPPAAQMFGNAGREHMEKYGTKPEHFAKIAWKNHKHSTNNPYSQFQDEYSLEQVMNSRKVFEYLTLLQCCPTSDGAGAVVLASEDFVRRHRLEKQAVEILAQEMVTDLNTTFDENSCIKMVGYDMSRVAAQKCFQAAGLQPADVDVVELHDCFSANELITYEALGLCPEGKGAELIERGDNTYGGKYVINPSGGLISKGHPLGATGLAQCAELCWQLRGQAGKRQVPGAKVALQHNIGLGGAVVVALYKMGFTQELSRSHVGAVATSVSNDLEAFKSYAVFKEIEKHLQEEGANLVKKVGGVFAFQVKEGPNGKEATWFVDVKNGNGCVTNQAGTKADCTLTMSDQDLLELMTGKLNAQTAFFKGKLKITGNMGMAMKLQNLQVAPGKAKL